The genomic DNA CAACCCCGGCTCTCTCCTTTTCGTGGTCTCTAATCCGGTAGATGTAATGACATATACGGCTCTGAAGGAATCAAATCTTTCGCCGACTAAGGTCTTTGGCCTGGGGACAAGCCTTGATACCCTCAGGTTTAGATCCCTCTTAGGGGAATATCTTGGGGTGGATCCAACTCAGGTAGATGCCCTTATCATAGGTGAACATGGGGATAGTATGGTGCCGGTCTGGAGTCTGGTGGCGGTCGATGGAATTCCCCTCTCCCATTTTGGCCACCCTCAGAAGGCCCTGGATGAGATATTTGAACAAACCAGGCTGGGCGGAGCCGAAGTGATCAGGAGAAAGGGCGGCACGGCCTGGGCAGTGGCTATGGCGGCCGCTTCTGTCGTGGAAGCAGTAGTCTTTGATCAGAAAAAAGTTATGCCGGTCTCATCTTTAGTAACTGACTATTATGGGACAGGTGAGATTTGCCTTAGTGTGCCTACTATTATGGGAAAAAGCGGCGTAGGGAAGCATCTCAAGATACCCCTCTCAGATGAGGAAAAGACAAGATTCCTTCACTCAGCGACTATTCTAAAAGAAGCGATTATGTCTTAGAGCCTATCCCAAAACCTCGGGGCTTAGGAGGTGAAAAAATATGAGTATGAAGAAGGTGATTGAGTTTACTGAGGAGGTTCCCTTTGAGGAGATAATGAAGTATCCGGGAGAGTATTATGCTATTGTCAATCATAAAGTTGTTGCGCATGGTAAAGATCAGGATGTAGTACAAAAGGCGGCCGAGAAATTTTCTCCAAATCCATTGATTGGAAAAGCTCCTATTCATGATGTTGTAGTTTATTAAGTTTCATGAGGGAGATCGAGTATGAAGCAAAAGAAATGGGGTAACCGTTCAGGTATGCA from bacterium includes the following:
- a CDS encoding L-lactate dehydrogenase, with translation MKISIIGAGRVGSTLAYTLFIKGLAEELVMVDIDRDKAEGEALDIRHGLAAGEGKVRVVAGDYSDTASSEIVILTAGIPRKPGDSRLDLLKKNVRVMREMTVQVMEYNPGSLLFVVSNPVDVMTYTALKESNLSPTKVFGLGTSLDTLRFRSLLGEYLGVDPTQVDALIIGEHGDSMVPVWSLVAVDGIPLSHFGHPQKALDEIFEQTRLGGAEVIRRKGGTAWAVAMAAASVVEAVVFDQKKVMPVSSLVTDYYGTGEICLSVPTIMGKSGVGKHLKIPLSDEEKTRFLHSATILKEAIMS
- a CDS encoding DUF5678 domain-containing protein produces the protein MSMKKVIEFTEEVPFEEIMKYPGEYYAIVNHKVVAHGKDQDVVQKAAEKFSPNPLIGKAPIHDVVVY